A region of Streptomyces sp. TG1A-60 DNA encodes the following proteins:
- a CDS encoding ATP-binding cassette domain-containing protein — protein sequence MAYAIRAEGLVKKYGDFTALDGVDLEVPAGKVVGVLGPNGAGKTTTVRILATLMRPDGGHATVGGHDIVKAPVRVRQLIGLTGQYASVDETLSGAENLVLIGRLLGLSRRDAKARAAELLENFSLAEAARKPIATFSGGMRRRLDLAASLVGRPQVLFLDEPTTGLDPHARQEVWDVVRQLVADGSTVLLTTQYLEEADQLADSITVFDKGRKVAEGRPGELKRRVGGQILQVRPTVAADVPQVAGMLTELTGHAPAQEDSGVLTVPADDPLIVAAVARRLDGAGITADELGLRLPSLDEVFLALTGHAPAVTDDLPVAV from the coding sequence ATGGCGTACGCGATCCGGGCCGAGGGACTGGTCAAGAAGTACGGCGACTTCACCGCCCTGGACGGCGTCGACCTGGAGGTGCCGGCCGGCAAGGTCGTCGGAGTCCTGGGCCCCAACGGCGCCGGCAAGACCACCACCGTGCGCATCCTGGCCACGCTGATGCGCCCCGACGGCGGGCACGCCACCGTCGGCGGCCACGACATCGTCAAGGCCCCGGTCAGGGTCCGGCAGCTGATCGGGCTGACCGGTCAGTACGCCTCCGTGGACGAGACCCTGTCCGGCGCCGAGAACCTGGTGCTCATCGGGCGGCTGCTCGGCCTCTCCCGACGCGATGCGAAGGCGCGGGCAGCCGAGCTCCTGGAGAACTTCTCCCTCGCCGAGGCGGCCCGCAAGCCGATCGCCACCTTCTCCGGCGGTATGCGCCGGCGTCTGGACCTGGCCGCCTCCTTGGTCGGCCGGCCCCAGGTGCTCTTCCTGGACGAGCCCACCACCGGCCTGGACCCGCATGCCCGGCAGGAGGTCTGGGATGTTGTGCGGCAGCTGGTCGCCGACGGCTCCACGGTGCTGCTCACCACCCAGTATTTGGAGGAGGCCGACCAACTCGCCGACTCCATCACCGTCTTCGACAAGGGCCGCAAGGTCGCCGAAGGCCGACCCGGTGAGCTCAAGCGCCGCGTCGGCGGCCAGATCCTCCAGGTCCGGCCCACCGTGGCCGCCGACGTGCCGCAGGTCGCCGGGATGCTCACCGAGCTGACCGGACACGCCCCCGCCCAGGAGGACTCCGGCGTACTCACCGTGCCGGCCGATGACCCGCTGATCGTCGCCGCGGTCGCCCGCCGCCTGGACGGCGCCGGCATCACCGCCGACGAACTCGGCCTGCGGCTGCCGAGCCTGGACGAGGTCTTCCTCGCCCTGACCGGACACGCGCCCGCCGTCACCGACGACCTGCCCGTCGCCGTCTGA
- a CDS encoding ISL3 family transposase yields MLLELFPHLSALLIEEVERRPEKVVLRTRVRATTGACRCGQRSSRVHGRYVRRLRDVAVGGLGVVIELCVRRFRCENPDCTAVTFAEQIAGLTTPHSRYGPLLRGVLTRVGLALAGRAGVRLAAAAGITVGKDTLLRLVRALPDPEIGQVEVLGVDDFAFRKGRHYGTVLIDMATHRPLHLYDGREGEDLAAWLRGHPEVKVICRDRSGGYAEGARAGAPQAEQVADRYHLWANLGQAVEKSVNAHRSRLTEPVPATDGNSDALEAEPEKVQPSTELKIVTRLREQHAAAHELWEKGMSKAAIGRKLGLHQATVRKLVNARSADEVVAKSLQRAHIVDPYVGHLHRRWNEGVRNAAQLYREIQQLGYPGGELAVQRHLRRYRTGRGHAPVPGPKPPSVREVTSWIMTHPEHLRDEDADKLHRLRKRDPELDRLTLHVRKFAAMMTGRHGDRLEDWITNAEQDTLTPLAGFARNLRRDFDAVRNGLSLPHSSGTVEGNINRLKMLKRQMFGRASLDLLRKRVLLAR; encoded by the coding sequence GTGCTCTTGGAGCTGTTTCCGCACCTGTCCGCGCTGCTGATCGAGGAGGTCGAACGACGGCCGGAAAAGGTGGTGTTGAGGACGCGGGTGCGGGCCACGACTGGGGCCTGCCGGTGCGGCCAGAGGTCGTCTCGGGTGCACGGTCGGTACGTACGGAGGTTGCGCGATGTCGCCGTTGGCGGGCTCGGCGTGGTGATCGAGTTGTGCGTGCGCCGATTCCGCTGCGAGAACCCTGACTGCACAGCGGTGACGTTCGCCGAACAGATCGCGGGGCTGACCACCCCGCACAGTCGCTATGGCCCGCTGCTGCGTGGGGTGTTAACGCGGGTCGGGCTGGCGCTGGCCGGCAGGGCAGGAGTCCGACTCGCGGCCGCGGCCGGTATCACCGTGGGCAAGGACACGCTGCTGCGGCTGGTCAGAGCCCTGCCCGACCCGGAGATCGGCCAGGTGGAGGTACTCGGTGTCGACGACTTCGCCTTCCGTAAAGGCCGCCACTACGGCACTGTGCTCATCGACATGGCCACCCACCGTCCACTGCACCTCTACGACGGACGTGAGGGAGAGGACCTGGCTGCCTGGCTCCGCGGTCACCCTGAGGTGAAGGTCATCTGCCGTGACCGTTCCGGCGGATACGCGGAAGGTGCACGGGCCGGGGCACCGCAGGCCGAGCAGGTCGCTGATCGCTATCACCTGTGGGCCAACCTCGGACAGGCGGTCGAGAAGTCGGTGAACGCCCATCGTTCCCGCCTGACCGAACCAGTTCCCGCAACTGACGGTAACTCCGATGCCCTGGAGGCGGAGCCCGAGAAGGTCCAGCCATCGACGGAGCTGAAGATCGTGACTCGATTGCGTGAGCAGCATGCCGCCGCCCACGAACTGTGGGAGAAGGGCATGTCCAAGGCGGCGATCGGCCGGAAACTCGGGCTGCACCAAGCCACCGTCCGCAAGCTGGTCAACGCCCGCTCCGCGGACGAAGTCGTCGCCAAGAGCCTGCAACGGGCGCATATCGTCGATCCGTACGTCGGCCACCTGCACCGGCGCTGGAACGAAGGTGTCAGAAACGCCGCCCAGCTCTACCGCGAGATCCAACAACTGGGCTATCCAGGTGGCGAGTTGGCCGTCCAGCGTCATCTGCGGCGCTACCGAACCGGGCGCGGACATGCACCCGTCCCCGGCCCCAAGCCGCCATCGGTCCGCGAGGTCACCTCCTGGATCATGACCCACCCCGAGCACCTGCGGGACGAGGACGCCGACAAGCTCCACCGCCTACGCAAACGGGATCCCGAGCTCGACCGGCTCACCCTCCACGTCAGGAAGTTCGCCGCGATGATGACCGGACGCCACGGCGACCGCCTCGAAGACTGGATCACCAACGCTGAGCAAGACACGCTGACCCCGCTCGCGGGCTTCGCCCGCAACCTCCGCCGCGACTTCGACGCCGTCCGCAACGGACTGTCCCTGCCACACAGTTCCGGCACCGTCGAAGGCAACATCAACCGGCTGAAGATGCTGAAACGCCAGATGTTCGGCAGGGCCAGCCTCGATCTCCTACGCAAACGCGTCCTACTCGCACGGTGA